A single window of Eucalyptus grandis isolate ANBG69807.140 chromosome 1, ASM1654582v1, whole genome shotgun sequence DNA harbors:
- the LOC120285988 gene encoding 60S ribosomal protein L2, mitochondrial-like, with product MAWRVGRASSTFLLNRLVNGRISSQTTPRNFSSADANVHSFREKMMDQMFHLDVNSQIGSCMPLAAMRIGTMIHNIEVNPGQGGKLVRAAGTCAKILKEPTSRYVMVRLPSGTEKLIDTRCRATIGQVSNPSHGSRKLRKAGQSRWLGRRPVVRGVAMNPVDHPHGGGEGRSKSGGNYGRGSLTPWGKPCKSGYKTGPLKRRK from the exons atggCGTGGAGGGTGGGAAGAGCTTCCTCGACCTTCCTCCTCAACAGGCTCGTCAACGGGCGCATCAGTAGCCAGACTACCCCTCGCAATTTCTCCTCAG CTGATGCAAATGTTCATTCCTTCCGTGAGAAGATGATGGATCAAATGTTTCATCTTGACGTCAATTCCCAAATCGGCAGTTGTATGCCGCTGGCTGCCATGCGTATCGGAACCATGATCCACAACATCGAAGTGAACCCAGGGCAAGGTGGGAAACTAGTTCGCGCCGCTGGAACCTGTGCTAAGATCTTGAAAGAACCCACTTCAAGATATGTCATGGTGAGACTGCCTTCAGGAACCGAGAAGTTGATCGATACTCGATGCCGAGCGACGATTGGTCAGGTGTCAAACCCTAGCCATGGGAGTCGGAAGCTCAGGAAAGCTGGACAGAGCAGATGGCTAGGCCGAAGGCCGGTTGTTCGGGGTGTGGCTATGAATCCAGTTGATCATCCTCATGGAGGAGGTGAAGGGCGTAGCAAAAGTGGCGGGAACTATGGGAGGGGTTCGTTGACGCCATGGGGCAAGCCATGCAAGTCCGGGTACAAGACTGGACCTCTTAAGCGTAGGAAGTAG